From Coffea arabica cultivar ET-39 chromosome 9c, Coffea Arabica ET-39 HiFi, whole genome shotgun sequence, one genomic window encodes:
- the LOC140014212 gene encoding putative late blight resistance protein homolog R1B-17 has product MSALHAEDPLNYLIDIEDGCSDLDMKHNVQTLRLLISILRPFLRFLFEWPREHREIQELAKHMVNVVQKVSWSFEPLPPVRRLKPGEDSSTRIAKLVAPNLKTVKSLKENFARIITIWTSFPIGMYSRRYGDEHLIRFLDSLLQNLKDISIICKAERIIGQREKLAEVEERLKYLKTFLCLIFLPFKLINVVDSVVKLAVEISYKLFLCFVDDELVAGDLTRKLNSLLPELKEVCGGSDPLRLQDKELMISGDVLGFVDILISKLMLLITKARLMDELKVQIQILADELRFIRIRLMDMLLQNPIQEIKSLHLPMVTLIVDAGFFIYFSPDKVEDEELTMTNHWSRGLRDSLEAVQTIHQQATDLFKKHLPLSLQSNCPGNNELEFIDFLIQKIEGAAFDCPLKHQIVLLNEEMVTLRKCLSGVAELMGNSRMEFLLTQFRHAAYQANYVLNSLVAGEGSLWLHRLGIFVITNDIKILQKEVKTIKMLQKSVKTSWKVKTIKMLQKAVKNTWRVNWDSGVRSVSKASTHASTQIHQPPSINAPGCSKDGMQIKLEEDANKLVGRKDAVAEIVGLLTEGSSQLKILSIVGMPGLGKTTLAAAVYEHPSVDTCFEVRAWGNLSQVYQKETLLSSILDQVHANPSHDISGEDVGQMLYQSLKRRRYLIVLDNIWDIETWSGLRSIFPDDENGSRILFTTRSHGVAAQANSFPYALRLFSYEESCELLWLKLFNGETCPGELSSISKRIACSCKGLPLAVVLIAGALNRTKKEKDSWEKVAKTFIRSQSIQERIWDILEESYKLLPDHLKPCSWYLGTFPVAQQFLYPN; this is encoded by the coding sequence ATGTCTGCCCTTCACGCTGAAGATCCTTTGAACTATCTGATTGACATAGAAGATGGGTGCTCTGATCTTGACATGAAGCACAATGTCCAGACGCTTAGACTCCTGATAAGCATCTTGAGGCCTTTTCTCAGGTTTTTGTTCGAGTGGCCACGGGAACACCGAGAAATTCAAGAACTTGCGAAGCATATGGTCAATGTGGTCCAAAAGGTGAGTTGGTCCTTTGAGCCCCTGCCACCAGTACGACGCTTGAAACCAGGTGAGGATTCATCAACGAGAATTGCAAAACTGGTCGCTCCCAATTTGAAAACTGTGAAGAGCTTGAAGGAGAATTTTGCTCGCATTATCACCATTTGGACTTCATTTCCAATTGGTATGTACAGTAGGAGGTATGGAGATGAACACCTGATACGCTTCTTGGATTCTCTCTTACAAAATCTGAAGGATATCAGTATCATCTGTAAAGCCGAAAGAATTATCGGTCAGAGGGAAAAACTAGCAGAAGTCGAAGAGAGGCtaaaatatttgaaaacttTTCTCTGTCTTATTTTTTTGCCATTTAAATTGATTAATGTCGTGGATTCTGTTGTGAAGCTTGCTGTGGAAATCTCATATAAACTTTTCCTCTGTTTTGTGGATGACGAGTTGGTCGCCGGTGATCTGACAAGAAAGCTTAATTCTCTCCTGCCGGAGCTCAAAGAGGTTTGTGGTGGATCTGATCCATTAAGATTGCAAGATAAAGAGCTGATGATAAGTGGCGATGTTCTGGGCTTCGTTGACATTCTCATTTCTAAATTAATGCTTCTGATAACCAAGGCTAGACTCATggatgagctaaaagttcaAATTCAGATCCTGGCTGACGAGCTGAGGTTTATTAGGATCAGGCTCATGGATATGCTATTGCAGAATCccattcaagaaataaaatcTCTTCATCTCCCGATGGTAACTTTGATCGTGGACGCTGGATTCTTCATTTACTTCTCTCCTGATAAAGTGGAGGATGAAGAGTTAACAATGACCAATCATTGGAGTCGTGGCCTTCGTGATTCGCTTGAAGCCGTCCAAACAATCCATCAACAAGCAACTGATTTATTTAAGAAACACTTGCCTCTGTCATTGCAATCTAATTGCCCCGGCAACAACGAGTTGGAATTCATTGATTTCCTCATACAGAAAATTGAAGGGGCAGCTTTCGATTGTCCGCTGAAGCATCAAATTGTACTGTTGAATGAGGAAATGGTAACCTTGAGGAAATGTTTGAGTGGAGTCGCAGAGCTGATGGGGAACTCACGAATGGAATTTCTCTTGACACAGTTTAGGCACGCAGCCTACCAAGCCAATTATGTCCTCAATTCACTGGTGGCCGGTGAAGGATCGCTCTGGCTTCACAGGTTGGGCATCTTTGTCATCACAAACGATATCAAGATACTGCAGAAAGAGGTGAAAACTATCAAGATGCTGCAGAAATCGGTGAAAACCAGTTGGAAGGTGAAAACTATCAAGATGCTGCAGAAAGCGGTGAAAAACACTTGGAGGGTGAATTGGGACAGTGGTGTTCGCAGCGTTTCCAAGGCTTCTACTCATGCTTCAACACAAATTCATCAACCCCCATCTATTAATGCACCTGGCTGTTCCAAGGATGGGATGCAAATCAAACTAGAGGAAGATGCTAATAAACTTGTCGGCAGGAAAGATGCAGTGGCAGAAATAGTAGGGCTACTTACTGAAGGATCAAGCCAGCTAAAGATTCTCTCTATTGTGGGCATGCCAGGACTGGGCAAGACTACTTTGGCCGCTGCTGTGTATGAACATCCTTCTGTTGATACATGCTTTGAGGTTCGTGCATGGGGTAACTTATCCCAAGTTTACCAGAAAGAGACCCTGTTATCCAGTATATTAGATCAAGTGCATGCCAATCCAAGCCATGACATCAGTGGAGAAGATGTTGGTCAAATGCTTTACCAGAGTTTAAAGCGTAGAAGGTACCTAATTGTGTTAGATAATATATGGGATATAGAGACCTGGAGTGGTTTACGTTCAATTTTCCCTGATGATGAGAATGGGAGTAGAATTTTATTTACTACTCGAAGCCATGGCGTTGCAGCACAAGCCAATAGTTTTCCTTATGCCCTTCGCCTATTCTCCTACGAAGAGAGCTGTGAGTTGCTATGGCTAAAGCTGTTTAATGGAGAAACTTGTCCTGGGGAATTGTCAAGTATCTCAAAGCGCATTGCCTGCAGTTGTAAAGGGCTACCACTTGCAGTGGTTCTGATAGCGGGAGCTCTGAACaggacaaagaaagaaaaagattcttGGGAAAAGGTTGCTAAAACCTTCATCAGGTCGCAAAGCATACAGGAACGAATCTGGGACATCTTAGAAGAAAGCTACAAGCTTTTACCAGATCACTTGAAACCATGCTCCTGGTATTTAGGAACATTTCCAGTGGCACAACAATTTCTGTATCCAAACTGA
- the LOC140014213 gene encoding putative late blight resistance protein homolog R1A-10, whose amino-acid sequence MRLWISEGFIQQPNSGQRSLIQEAETCLKDLIDRSLVLVTRKGSKGGVKECRVHDVLREFCLAKLKQERYEMQEHIFPGGISVLYGDFRRPEQNLLSTFPPTKEPQISSLTYYDLTDIEKESRDREDLLKQKELRDLHPRIRDGTLSEQAIFSDLIPVGRGLLSEQVPNRYRRLHYGFVIKYKYLRVLDLANVLFQNSAETSDLVNIANLAYLRYLAVRIRTTEIPSEIGNLRNLKTFHLSGAIGRVTLPEAIWKLVCLRDVIMDHCFFSFQHYSREFFEDSSQLDNLKSLSTIYIWHGNVEKLMRMLSGVQKLGCIFSNSWQECCEASNLFKMLECLRELESLKMSFHVMAPYPFKFTFPSNLKKLTVSNARLPWDEFSVIGQLPNLEVLKLLSKAFEGQEWDMREGEFQRLKFLKLDSLDIVQWSATGEHLPCLEQLVVLSCQRLEEIPSSFGEISTLQLIELKWCSASAKDSVKKILDDQRDYGNHQLNVSVVG is encoded by the coding sequence ATGAGGTTGTGGATTTCTGAAGGATTTATTCAGCAGCCAAATTCGGGCCAGAGGAGCTTAATTCAAGAGGCAGAGACTTGCTTGAAGGATCTAATTGATAGAAGCCTCGTACTGGTTACCAGAAAAGGTTCCAAAGGTGGAGTCAAAGAATGTCGCGTTCATGATGTACTACGGGAATTTTGCTTAGCAAAACTCAAGCAAGAAAGATATGAAATGCAAGAACACATCTTTCCTGGTGGAATTTCAGTTCTTTatggtgattttagaaggcCCGAGCAGAATCTTTTGAGCACTTTCCCTCCAACCAAGGAGCCACAGATAAGTTCTTTGACGTACTATGATTTGACCGATATAGAAAAAGAATCCAGAGATAGAGAGGATCTGCTTAAACAGAAGGAGTTAAGGGATTTGCATCCTCGAATTAGAGATGGTACTCTCTCTGAACAGGCCATATTCTCTGATTTGATTCCTGTCGGTAGAGGTCTTCTCAGTGAACAGGTGCCTAACCGATATAGACGATTACATTATGGTTTTGTTATCAAGTATAAATACCTCAGGGTGTTGGATTTGGCAAATGTTCTATTCCAAAATAGCGCCGAAACCTCTGATCTCGTCAATATAGCTAATCTGGCTTATCTGAGGTATTTAGCTGTTAGAATTCGGACAACTGAAATCCCCTCTGAAATAGGCAATCTCCGAAACTTGAAAACTTTTCATCTTAGTGGAGCAATTGGTAGAGTCACGTTACCAGAGGCCATTTGGAAGTTGGTATGCTTGCGGGATGTTATAATGGATCATTGTTTCTTCAGTTTCCAGCACTACAGTCGAGAATTTTTTGAGGACTCTTCCCAGCTGGATAACTTAAAATCACTCTCCACGATTTATATATGGCATGGAAATGTTGAGAAGTTGATGAGGATGCTTTCTGGTGTTCAGAAGCTAGGATGCATATTTTCAAATTCTTGGCAAGAGTGTTGTGAAGCCAGCAATCTCTTTAAAATGTTGGAGTGCTTGCGTGagcttgaatcactcaagatgtCCTTCCATGTTATGGCACCATATCCTTTTAAGTTTACTTTCCCTTCAAACCTGAAAAAGTTGACAGTATCGAATGCTCGCCTACCATGGGATGAATTTTCAGTCATCGGTCAGCTACCCAACCTTGAGGTTCTGAAACTACTCAGCAAGGCATTCGAGGGACAGGAATGGGACATGAGAGAAGGTGAATTCCAGAGACTGAAGTTCTTGAAACTGGACTCTCTGGATATTGTACAATGGAGTGCCACTGGCGAGCACCTGCCCTGCCTCGAGCAACTCGTGGTGCTAAGCTGTCAGCGACTCGAGGAGATCCCTTCTTCTTTTGGAGAAATTTCAACTCTACAGTTGATTGAGTTGAAATGGTGCAGCGCTTCAGCCAAGGATTCTGTCAAGAAAATTCTAGATGACCAGCGCGATTATGGCAATCATCAGCTCAATGTCAGTGTTGTCGGCTAG
- the LOC113708730 gene encoding peptidyl-prolyl cis-trans isomerase FKBP17-1, chloroplastic isoform X2, whose protein sequence is MVIAHVAGTPMSSSSFACKNQPISSSVPQLQKISATAPSSASSRTSTRRRALSVFVLTTSFSGLIRQLSLVNSSTSWSKPTGQSFVELPNSGGVKALDLRFGDGAIPADGDKVAIHYYGRLAAKQGWRFDSTYDHKDATGEPIPFEFILGSGKVISGIESAVRSMKVGGIRRIIIPPSEGYQSTSQEPIPPNKFRLPAATIFS, encoded by the exons ATGGTGATCGCGCATGTTGCTGGAACACCaatgtcttcatcttcctttgCATGCAAAAATCAGCCCATTTCTTCTTCTGTCCCACAACTTCAGAAAATCTCTGCAACTGCCCCTTCATCAGCATCATCAAGAACATCTACAAGAAGAAGAGCTTTATCTGTTTTTGTACTCACCACATCATTCTCAGGCTTAATACGGCAATTGTCACTTGTCaattcttcaacttcttggTCCAAACCCACAGGGCAGAGTTTTGTAGAGCTTCCCAATTCAGGTGGGGTCAAGGCCTTGGACCTTCGCTTTGGTGATGGAGCAATTCCTGCCGATGGTGATAAG GTTGCAATTCATTACTATGGAAGGTTAGCAGCAAAACAAGGATGGCGGTTTGATTCTACATATGACCACAAAGATGCCACAGGCGAACCAATTCCTTTTGAGTTCATCCTTGGTTCAGGAAAA GTCATATCTGGAATTGAATCAGCAGTCAGATCAATGAAAGTGGGAGGTATTCGTCGTATCATTATTCCACCATCTGAAGGATATCAGAGCACATCTCAAGAACCCATTCCACCTAAT AAATTTAGGTTGCCTGCAGCTACAATTTTCAGCTGA
- the LOC113708730 gene encoding peptidyl-prolyl cis-trans isomerase FKBP17-1, chloroplastic isoform X1 — MVIAHVAGTPMSSSSFACKNQPISSSVPQLQKISATAPSSASSRTSTRRRALSVFVLTTSFSGLIRQLSLVNSSTSWSKPTGQSFVELPNSGGVKALDLRFGDGAIPADGDKVAIHYYGRLAAKQGWRFDSTYDHKDATGEPIPFEFILGSGKVISGIESAVRSMKVGGIRRIIIPPSEGYQSTSQEPIPPNFFDRQRLFTTIFNPTRLANGEGSTLGTLIFDIELVSLRH, encoded by the exons ATGGTGATCGCGCATGTTGCTGGAACACCaatgtcttcatcttcctttgCATGCAAAAATCAGCCCATTTCTTCTTCTGTCCCACAACTTCAGAAAATCTCTGCAACTGCCCCTTCATCAGCATCATCAAGAACATCTACAAGAAGAAGAGCTTTATCTGTTTTTGTACTCACCACATCATTCTCAGGCTTAATACGGCAATTGTCACTTGTCaattcttcaacttcttggTCCAAACCCACAGGGCAGAGTTTTGTAGAGCTTCCCAATTCAGGTGGGGTCAAGGCCTTGGACCTTCGCTTTGGTGATGGAGCAATTCCTGCCGATGGTGATAAG GTTGCAATTCATTACTATGGAAGGTTAGCAGCAAAACAAGGATGGCGGTTTGATTCTACATATGACCACAAAGATGCCACAGGCGAACCAATTCCTTTTGAGTTCATCCTTGGTTCAGGAAAA GTCATATCTGGAATTGAATCAGCAGTCAGATCAATGAAAGTGGGAGGTATTCGTCGTATCATTATTCCACCATCTGAAGGATATCAGAGCACATCTCAAGAACCCATTCCACCTAAT TTTTTTGATAGGCAGAGGCTCTTTACTACTATTTTCAATCCAACTCGTCTTGCCAACGGAGAAGGTTCAACATTGGGGACCCTTATATTTGATATAGAGTTGGTCAGCTTAAGACATTG A
- the LOC113708732 gene encoding uncharacterized protein has translation METTTEIKAGGGGAEQPQIVDVRSVVEAVSAAADDDDAATEAPLYEVESLCMRCEENGVTRLLLTAIPHFRKILLAAFECPHCGERNNEVQFAGELQPRGCHYCLKISSGDRQMLNRQVVKSESATIKIPELDFEIPPEAQRGSLSTVEGVLIRAADELEALQEERRKVNSQTADAIDQFLIKLRACAAANSSFTFILDDPSGNSFIENPFAPSLDPSLTIKFYARTPEQQASLGYLVDPSPSGEAGDGASLNTQNGPDQIQSEPHGSVGARAGRRAIAQGNSTEIAEALFRYSAPEEVMTFPLTCGACAAMCECRMFVTNIPYFQEVIVMASSCDSCGYRNSELKPGGRIPPKGKKITVHVENLKDLSRDVIKSDTAGVKIPELDLELTSGTLGGVVTTIEGLITKISENLERVHGFTFGDSLDDTKRSKWQEFTTRLNKLLSLEEPWTLIIDDALANSFIAPATDDIKDDHQLSFEEYERSWEQNEELGLNDMDTSSADVAYNAADAGPNVETEV, from the exons ATGGAGACAACAACAGAAATTAAggcaggaggaggaggagcagaGCAGCCGCAAATTGTGGATGTCAGGTCAGTGGTAGAAGCCGTCTCCGCCGCCGCCGACGACGATGATGCTGCCACCGAGGCACCTCTTTATGAGGTCGAAAGCCTCTGCATGCGCTGCGAAGAAAAT GGCGTAACAAGATTGTTATTGACTGCAATTCCACATTTTAGAAAG ATATTATTGGCAGCATTTGAATGTCCACATTGTGGAGAGAG GAACAATGAAGTGCAGTTTGCTGGTGAACTTCAACCTCGAGGGTGTCATTATTGCCTGAAAATTTCATCAGGTGATCGCCAG ATGCTGAATCGTCAAGTGGTTAAATCCGAGTCGGCCACTATCAAG ATCCCTGAACTAGATTTCGAGATCCCTCCTGAGGCTCAGCGTGGCTCTTTGTCCACG GTTGAAGGGGTGTTGATACGAGCTGCTGATGAGCTGGAGGCtcttcaagaagaaagaagg AAAGTAAATTCTCAAACTGCTGATGCAATAGATCAGTTCTTAATAAAACTGAGAGCATGTGCAGCAGCAAATTCATCCTTCACCTTCATTCTGGATGATCCTTCCGGTAACAGCTTCATTGAGAATCC GTTTGCTCCCTCTCTGGATCCATCATTGACTATTAAGTTCTATGCAAGAACTCCTGAGCAACAAGCGTCTCTAGGGTACCTTGTTGACCCATCACCATCAGGAGAAGCTGGGGATGGAGCATCATTAAATACACAGAATGGTCCCGATCAAATCCAAAGTGAACCACATGGATCAGTTGGTGCAAGAGCTGGTCGTCGAGCAATTGCTCAAGGTAACAGCACGGAAATTGCTGAAGCATTGTTTCGGTATTCTGCACCTGAAGAG GTGATGACTTTCCCATTAACCTGCGGAGCTTGTGCTGCCATGTGTGAGTGTCGAATGTTCGTTACCA ATATTCCATACTTCCAAGAAGTAATAGTGATGGCATCCTCCTGTGATTCTTGTGGTTACCGCAACTCAGAG CTGAAACCTGGTGGAAGGATTCCTcctaaaggaaagaaaattaccGTTCATGTCGAGAATCTAAAGGATCTTAGTCGAGATGTGATAAAG TCAGATACTGCTGGTGTGAAAATTCCAGAGCTTGACTTGGAGCTGACGAGTGGCACCTTGGGTGGGGTTGTGACCACTATTGAAGGTTTGATTACAAAAATTAGTGAAA ATCTTGAGAGAGTGCATGGATTCACTTTTGGAGATAGTCTTGATGACACCAAAAGAAGCAAATGGCAGGAGTTCACGACAAGGCTTAACAAG CTTTTGAGCTTGGAAGAGCCTTGGACATTGATTATTGACGATGCTCTAGCAAATTCCTTCATTGCACCTGCAACTGACGATATTAAGGACGATCATCAATTATCAT TCGAGGAATATGAAAGATCGTGGGAGCAGAATGAGGAGTTGGGACTCAATGATATGGACACTTCTTCAGCTGATGTAGCTTACAATGCAGCGGATGCCGGACCCAATGTTGAAACAGAAGTCTGA